A stretch of Planctomycetia bacterium DNA encodes these proteins:
- a CDS encoding nucleotide pyrophosphohydrolase: MQAFVAERAWERFHSPKNLAMSLAIEAAEVMEHVQWLDAEQSWKIAGDEQSKAALGEELVDVFCYLLALTNVLNLDLTQITLSKLEKNRNKYPVEAFRGRYGEKDPQPALPPQHADLERERRA; encoded by the coding sequence ATGCAGGCTTTCGTGGCGGAACGAGCATGGGAACGGTTTCACAGCCCCAAGAACCTCGCCATGAGCCTGGCTATCGAGGCTGCGGAAGTGATGGAGCATGTGCAATGGCTCGACGCAGAGCAATCCTGGAAAATAGCTGGCGATGAACAGAGTAAGGCAGCGCTGGGTGAAGAGTTAGTCGATGTTTTCTGCTATCTTCTGGCACTGACCAATGTTCTGAACCTGGATCTGACTCAGATAACGCTGTCGAAACTCGAAAAAAACAGGAACAAGTATCCTGTTGAGGCGTTTCGCGGACGATATGGAGAAAAGGATCCACAGCCTGCACTTCCCCCGCAGCACGCTGATCTTGAGAGAGAACGGCGTGCCTGA
- a CDS encoding VWA domain-containing protein, with translation MRQRHRTPSIFSMSMLDVLCCALGAVILLMLLNFVTAYNKAQALTTTQHELKSSTQKLEDQQANLQLVRSDLSTSLELVDLLKSQVKELTSELGKSRNTANTDKAAMEARLKKLQQELTTAQALLKQAQSDQEATEALLAQVKTDRQEALDAAKSARMELNKKGEKLSATEDRIPQLQKSLSDAMNRSEKAQERIVALEADLLKLRQQLETAGLKLANSEKEKLAALEVAKLDAQTLRKLLDEQQATSGRLRTQLQIASNRFAGVDLAGKRVIFLIDKSGSMGAIDSNTMEPGKWPIVCQTVQQVLKSLPDVEKFQIIVFSDKPEYPMGSADQWIDFDRAKSADAVLAALNKVKPEGNTHMYSAFETAFKFKDQGLDAVYLFSDGLPNIGPGLPANPPTDETAQGSLLGNHLRNAIRQQWNTASTKVRIHAIGFFYESPALGAFLWGLTRENGGNFVGMSKP, from the coding sequence ATGCGTCAACGACACCGCACTCCGTCAATTTTCAGCATGTCCATGCTGGATGTTCTGTGTTGCGCTCTCGGTGCAGTTATTTTGCTTATGTTGTTGAATTTTGTGACTGCATACAACAAAGCTCAGGCACTCACAACCACGCAGCATGAATTGAAATCCAGCACTCAGAAACTCGAGGATCAACAGGCTAATCTGCAACTGGTCCGTTCTGACCTTTCCACCTCGCTGGAACTGGTCGATCTACTCAAATCCCAAGTCAAAGAGCTGACGAGTGAACTGGGGAAATCTCGCAACACTGCCAATACCGATAAAGCTGCTATGGAGGCCAGGCTGAAGAAACTGCAGCAGGAATTGACAACAGCGCAAGCATTATTGAAACAGGCTCAATCCGATCAGGAAGCTACCGAGGCATTGCTTGCTCAAGTAAAGACAGACCGACAGGAAGCACTCGATGCTGCCAAGTCTGCGCGTATGGAACTGAATAAAAAGGGCGAAAAACTATCTGCAACGGAAGATCGCATACCACAATTGCAGAAGTCACTTTCCGATGCCATGAACCGTAGTGAAAAGGCTCAGGAACGCATTGTTGCCTTGGAAGCAGATCTGTTGAAATTGCGCCAACAACTGGAAACAGCAGGTCTGAAGCTTGCCAATTCTGAAAAGGAAAAGTTGGCTGCACTCGAAGTTGCCAAACTAGATGCTCAAACCCTGCGAAAACTCCTTGATGAACAACAGGCAACCAGTGGCCGATTGAGAACCCAGTTGCAAATTGCCTCCAACCGTTTCGCCGGTGTCGATCTGGCAGGCAAACGAGTCATTTTCCTGATCGACAAATCAGGCAGCATGGGTGCTATTGATTCCAACACCATGGAACCGGGAAAATGGCCAATCGTCTGCCAAACGGTTCAGCAAGTACTCAAGAGTTTGCCAGATGTCGAGAAGTTTCAAATTATTGTCTTCTCAGACAAGCCCGAATATCCCATGGGAAGTGCTGACCAGTGGATTGATTTCGATCGTGCCAAATCAGCAGACGCAGTGCTGGCAGCGTTGAATAAAGTAAAACCCGAAGGCAACACGCACATGTATTCCGCCTTCGAAACTGCCTTTAAGTTCAAGGATCAGGGATTGGATGCTGTTTATCTGTTTTCCGATGGCTTACCTAATATTGGCCCGGGCTTGCCTGCTAATCCGCCCACCGATGAAACGGCTCAGGGTTCACTCTTGGGGAATCACCTGCGTAATGCCATACGGCAGCAGTGGAACACGGCATCCACCAAGGTGCGAATTCATGCCATTGGCTTCTTCTACGAAAGCCCCGCACTGGGTGCATTTTTGTGGGGCTTAACCAGAGAAAATGGCGGCAATTTTGTGGGTATGAGCAAACCTTAG
- a CDS encoding valine--tRNA ligase has translation MTATPELPSKYDPAAAQEWCLKFWNEKGYFHSDPVRGKKEGKKPFTIVIPPPNVTGALHMGHALDNTLQDVLIRWRRMQGYEACWIPGTDHAGIATQAVVEKRLLETEKKNRHDVGREGLVERIWKWKDQYECRILGQLKQLGCSADWDRTRFTLDEMCSKAVRQTFFNFFKDGLIYRGKRLVNWDTHLQTAVADDEIYHEKTNGHFWTFKYPVVDDAGKQISEYLTFSTTRPETMLADVAVAIHPDDERYKHLHGKKLLCPLVNRVIPIITDGILVDPTLGTGAVKVTPAHDPNDYQCGLRHKLEMLSMMKADGTISEVGGKYQGLTMPEARKAVVADMEALGLLEKVEDREIDLAHSDRSKTPIEPFLSDQWFVKMSDEDGQGAAHEVSGGGRPGLAQLAMDAVTTGRVKFFPERYAKTYLDWLGEKRDWCISRQLWWGHRIPVWRVEEMHVWKLLKDRMQYYSERVQSGDTNNKEGEKLDRYVLLSNAFDRPANKLEFFRAHFGDAAHVEKIGVDLVGHPVYGICPNPAKANDVRIDFLSEIEAKQDDDVLDTWFSSGLWPHSTLGWPDKTPEMAYYYPTSVLVTSRDIITLWVARMVLMSLSNLGEVPFNHVYIHPKVLDGFGEGMSKSKGNGVDPLDVISIYGTDALRFVICQMATETQDARLPVANVCPHCQTLVPVKQEHMYMRTKKLACPSCKKQFRPGGPWPSEDAELPTAKQTSDKFELGRNFATKLWNASRFVMMNLSQPLSPNPSPQEDEGNQSLKLEDRWILSRLATVTQQVTQHLDSYEIAAAARLLYDFTWTEFCDWYLEMAKARLKIDGEKALAQQMLVGILDNILRLLHPMMPFVTEMIWQALNEVAPQRGLMPSAQATATDSIMIADWPTGLDSYQDKQRESQIARMQDLIKSIRNTRNEYRVDEKATVTVSVKCSDAVAKELEPLKPFIQSLGKVGELQLGSATERPQQAGVITHADFTAYVHLAGLIDVAAEIKRLEKQLAEKEKNLANYRNKLNNAGFLAKAPTEVVTELRESEEATEQQIAVLKETLDMLKR, from the coding sequence ATGACAGCTACGCCGGAACTGCCGAGTAAATACGATCCCGCAGCAGCCCAGGAATGGTGCCTGAAGTTCTGGAATGAGAAGGGGTACTTTCACAGCGATCCTGTCCGGGGAAAGAAAGAAGGGAAAAAGCCCTTCACCATCGTCATCCCGCCGCCCAATGTCACCGGTGCGCTGCACATGGGGCATGCTCTCGATAACACCTTGCAGGATGTCCTCATTCGCTGGCGAAGGATGCAGGGCTACGAAGCCTGCTGGATTCCCGGCACTGATCATGCCGGCATTGCAACCCAGGCCGTTGTTGAAAAGCGGCTTCTCGAAACTGAGAAGAAGAACCGTCACGATGTTGGCCGTGAGGGGCTGGTTGAACGCATCTGGAAATGGAAGGATCAGTACGAGTGCCGCATCCTCGGCCAACTCAAACAGCTAGGCTGCTCCGCCGACTGGGACCGCACCCGCTTTACCCTTGATGAGATGTGCAGTAAAGCCGTCCGCCAGACATTCTTCAATTTCTTCAAAGATGGCCTGATCTACAGGGGCAAACGCTTAGTCAATTGGGACACGCATCTCCAGACCGCCGTTGCTGACGATGAAATCTATCACGAGAAAACCAATGGCCACTTCTGGACGTTCAAGTACCCCGTTGTTGATGACGCCGGCAAGCAAATCAGCGAATACCTGACTTTCTCCACCACCCGCCCTGAAACCATGCTCGCCGATGTCGCCGTCGCTATCCATCCCGATGATGAGCGGTACAAGCATCTGCATGGTAAGAAACTCCTCTGTCCGCTCGTTAACCGCGTCATTCCCATCATCACCGATGGGATACTCGTCGATCCCACCCTCGGTACCGGTGCGGTCAAAGTCACCCCCGCTCACGATCCGAACGATTATCAGTGTGGCCTGCGTCACAAGCTCGAAATGCTCAGCATGATGAAGGCTGATGGCACCATCAGCGAAGTCGGCGGCAAGTATCAGGGCCTGACCATGCCCGAAGCCCGCAAGGCTGTCGTCGCTGACATGGAAGCCCTAGGACTGCTCGAAAAAGTCGAAGACCGCGAAATCGACCTCGCCCACAGCGACCGCAGCAAGACGCCGATTGAGCCGTTTCTGAGTGATCAGTGGTTCGTCAAGATGAGTGACGAAGACGGCCAAGGAGCCGCGCACGAAGTAAGCGGTGGCGGCCGCCCCGGCCTCGCCCAACTCGCCATGGACGCGGTCACCACTGGTCGGGTCAAGTTCTTCCCCGAACGTTACGCCAAGACCTATCTCGACTGGTTAGGCGAGAAACGCGACTGGTGCATCAGCCGGCAACTATGGTGGGGGCATCGGATACCGGTTTGGCGTGTTGAGGAAATGCATGTCTGGAAACTACTTAAAGACCGAATGCAATATTACTCCGAACGGGTTCAATCAGGTGACACAAATAACAAGGAAGGTGAAAAACTTGATAGATACGTTTTGCTATCTAATGCATTTGATAGACCTGCAAACAAGCTCGAGTTCTTTCGGGCGCACTTTGGAGATGCTGCACATGTCGAAAAAATTGGTGTTGATTTAGTTGGTCATCCTGTTTACGGCATCTGTCCAAATCCAGCAAAAGCAAACGATGTTCGGATCGACTTCTTAAGCGAAATCGAAGCGAAGCAAGATGACGACGTTCTCGATACCTGGTTTTCCTCCGGCCTCTGGCCCCATTCGACGCTTGGCTGGCCTGACAAGACGCCGGAGATGGCTTACTACTACCCTACCAGCGTCCTCGTCACCAGCCGTGATATCATCACGCTCTGGGTTGCCCGCATGGTTTTGATGTCGCTCTCGAACCTGGGTGAGGTTCCGTTCAATCACGTTTACATCCATCCCAAAGTCCTCGATGGCTTCGGCGAGGGGATGAGCAAATCCAAAGGCAATGGCGTTGATCCTCTCGATGTCATTTCCATCTACGGTACCGATGCCCTGCGGTTTGTCATCTGCCAGATGGCCACCGAAACTCAGGATGCTCGCCTGCCGGTCGCCAATGTTTGCCCGCATTGCCAGACGCTCGTCCCGGTCAAGCAAGAACACATGTACATGCGGACGAAGAAGCTGGCATGCCCCAGTTGTAAGAAGCAGTTCCGGCCTGGTGGCCCCTGGCCTTCGGAAGACGCGGAATTGCCCACCGCTAAGCAGACGAGTGACAAGTTTGAACTAGGCCGCAACTTTGCGACGAAGCTGTGGAATGCATCGCGGTTTGTCATGATGAATCTGTCACAACCCCTCAGCCCTAACCCCTCTCCCCAAGAGGACGAGGGGAACCAGAGCCTGAAGCTCGAAGACCGCTGGATTCTGTCGCGATTGGCTACGGTTACACAGCAGGTCACGCAGCATCTGGATTCCTACGAGATTGCAGCGGCGGCTCGACTACTCTACGACTTCACCTGGACCGAATTCTGTGACTGGTATCTCGAGATGGCCAAGGCCAGGCTGAAAATCGATGGCGAAAAGGCTTTGGCCCAGCAAATGCTCGTCGGCATTCTTGATAACATCCTGCGGCTGCTGCATCCTATGATGCCCTTTGTTACGGAGATGATCTGGCAGGCACTGAATGAAGTTGCGCCACAACGGGGATTGATGCCTTCTGCTCAGGCAACTGCGACCGATTCCATCATGATTGCAGATTGGCCAACGGGGCTTGATTCCTATCAGGATAAACAACGCGAGTCGCAGATCGCCCGCATGCAGGACCTGATCAAGTCCATCCGCAATACCCGCAACGAGTACCGGGTTGATGAGAAGGCCACGGTTACCGTCTCGGTCAAATGCAGCGATGCAGTTGCAAAAGAACTGGAGCCTTTGAAACCATTCATCCAATCACTTGGCAAAGTTGGTGAATTGCAATTGGGTTCCGCCACCGAACGGCCTCAGCAGGCAGGTGTCATCACACACGCTGATTTCACCGCGTACGTTCATTTAGCTGGGCTGATCGATGTTGCAGCGGAAATCAAACGGTTGGAGAAACAGCTTGCAGAGAAAGAAAAGAACCTGGCTAATTACCGCAACAAACTGAACAATGCCGGGTTCCTGGCCAAGGCGCCTACTGAAGTGGTTACGGAGCTTCGTGAATCTGAGGAGGCGACGGAACAGCAGATTGCGGTATTAAAGGAAACGCTGGACATGTTGAAGAGGTGA
- the rimI gene encoding ribosomal protein S18-alanine N-acetyltransferase → MGNASTTETRVHIRWMIRRDMQDVLHTEQESFQVPWTEDDFLHCLRQRNCIGMVAESSDQVIGYVIYELHRNRLHILNLAIHPHHRRHHVGAQIMSKLIGKLSSHRRARITLELRESNLVAQLFLKALGFVATKVVKNYYEDTSEDAYFMEYRLPGEVADSDHYTPTNRISKY, encoded by the coding sequence ATGGGCAATGCATCGACAACCGAAACACGTGTTCACATCCGCTGGATGATCCGACGCGATATGCAGGATGTCCTTCATACGGAACAGGAGAGCTTTCAGGTTCCCTGGACCGAAGACGACTTCCTCCATTGCCTGAGGCAGCGCAACTGCATCGGCATGGTGGCAGAAAGCAGCGATCAGGTCATCGGGTATGTGATCTATGAACTGCACCGCAACCGATTGCACATTCTGAACCTGGCTATTCATCCGCATCACCGCCGCCATCATGTCGGCGCTCAGATCATGAGCAAACTGATCGGAAAGCTCTCCAGCCATCGCCGGGCCAGAATCACACTGGAACTGCGTGAAAGCAACCTGGTGGCACAACTCTTTCTGAAAGCCCTCGGCTTCGTCGCCACAAAGGTAGTGAAGAACTACTACGAAGATACCAGCGAAGACGCCTACTTCATGGAGTATCGTCTACCTGGTGAAGTTGCGGATAGCGATCACTACACACCGACTAATCGAATCAGCAAGTATTGA
- a CDS encoding type II toxin-antitoxin system VapC family toxin, with protein sequence MIFLDTDHLTILTDDRHSLHHKLVDRLERNGTGFQIPLVSLEESLRGILALIHRYREVDRQLYGYGKMMQLLWLLKEVEIIPLDQNAAVHVKELQSKKLKMGTQDLKIAAIAKSHDALLLSNNLKDFKRIPGLRVESWIA encoded by the coding sequence ATGATCTTTCTCGATACAGATCATCTGACCATCCTGACTGATGATCGACATTCTTTGCATCACAAGCTGGTTGATAGACTCGAACGAAATGGGACTGGCTTTCAAATACCATTAGTTTCACTGGAGGAAAGTCTGCGAGGCATACTCGCACTGATACATCGTTATCGTGAAGTTGATCGTCAACTTTATGGCTATGGAAAGATGATGCAGTTGTTGTGGCTGCTCAAGGAAGTTGAGATTATTCCATTAGACCAAAATGCAGCAGTTCATGTAAAAGAACTGCAATCAAAGAAGCTGAAAATGGGTACGCAAGATTTGAAGATAGCTGCTATAGCTAAGTCACACGATGCTCTTCTTCTTTCAAATAATCTCAAAGACTTCAAACGCATCCCCGGCTTACGAGTGGAAAGCTGGATCGCTTAA
- the hppD gene encoding 4-hydroxyphenylpyruvate dioxygenase has protein sequence MSAPDSLPLRRIDHVKFFVGNAKQSAYFYRNAFGFDVLAYAGLETKVKTEASYVLKQGLITFVLTSPLHEDHPENYRLMKHGDGVMDIAIEVDDVQKTYDTVIKRGAKSILAPKTLEDEQGQLDIATIAAYGDTRHSFINRDRYKGVFAPGYKTLDPDRYGPPRMQPVGLKAIDHIVANVEEGRMREWVKWYEDVMGFSLLVSFDDKDISTEYSALMSKVMQNGTGKIKFPINEPAQGKRKSQIEEYLNFYHGPGVQHIALVTGDIVKTVSAMVNNDVSFLRVPRDYYDTLTDRVGKINEDIESLAQLGILVDRDEDGYLLQIFTKPVEDRPTLFFEVIERHGARSFGKGNFKALFESIEREQAKRGTL, from the coding sequence ATGTCTGCGCCAGATTCACTTCCCTTGCGTCGCATTGACCATGTCAAATTTTTTGTCGGCAATGCAAAACAATCCGCTTACTTTTATCGCAATGCATTCGGGTTTGATGTACTGGCGTATGCCGGCTTGGAAACGAAAGTGAAGACCGAAGCCAGCTATGTGCTCAAGCAGGGACTGATTACGTTTGTTCTGACCTCACCCCTGCATGAAGACCACCCAGAGAATTACCGGTTGATGAAACATGGCGATGGTGTTATGGACATCGCCATCGAAGTTGATGATGTTCAGAAAACCTACGATACTGTCATCAAGCGTGGTGCCAAAAGTATCCTGGCACCCAAAACTCTTGAAGATGAGCAGGGACAGTTGGACATTGCCACGATTGCAGCATATGGCGATACCCGACATTCATTCATCAATCGTGATCGATACAAGGGTGTATTTGCCCCGGGCTATAAAACACTTGACCCTGACCGCTACGGTCCACCACGCATGCAACCGGTGGGACTGAAAGCTATCGACCATATAGTCGCCAACGTGGAAGAAGGTCGCATGCGCGAATGGGTGAAATGGTATGAAGACGTCATGGGGTTCTCGCTGCTGGTGAGCTTCGATGATAAAGATATCAGCACTGAGTATTCAGCTTTGATGTCCAAGGTCATGCAGAACGGCACGGGAAAGATCAAGTTCCCCATCAACGAACCAGCACAGGGAAAACGCAAATCACAGATTGAAGAGTATCTCAACTTCTATCATGGCCCTGGAGTGCAGCACATTGCTTTAGTAACTGGTGATATCGTTAAAACTGTCAGTGCCATGGTGAATAATGATGTCAGTTTCCTCAGGGTGCCTCGCGATTATTACGACACACTGACGGATCGCGTGGGTAAAATCAACGAGGATATCGAATCCCTGGCACAACTGGGTATTCTGGTTGATCGCGATGAGGATGGATACCTGCTGCAGATTTTCACCAAACCAGTTGAAGATCGGCCCACGTTATTCTTCGAAGTGATCGAACGCCACGGTGCACGCAGCTTCGGCAAAGGTAACTTCAAAGCATTATTTGAATCTATCGAACGCGAACAGGCCAAGCGAGGCACTCTGTAA
- a CDS encoding PQQ-like beta-propeller repeat protein: MSVHSNEKSYLRRFWIPITLITVFAIAEAVNWTTNLVSEQLIPRFASSAQVVVGRNLVLLFGGLLLIWLLFTRQVSRKIKYYTFGILAIAAGLFAASIREIENTGNNNYVFHFRWEPTQEQRLQQYLLINKPGLGSNELVANAPTQTDFLGSQRDGVVPGSKLKFDLKQHAPKELWRRPVGGGYASCVLAGGLAVTIEQRGEEEMVVAYDLKTGQERWTRGYPGHFKESLGGNGPRATPTISNNEVFALGASGLLTCLDLASGQEKWKTNILEDASISNIQWGMSGAPLVVGNKVIVNPGGTNDFGVVAYDRATGKAVWHAGKNRASYASPVLAKLADVETVLIFDAEGVAGHELATGKELWRFAFGNTNKINVAQPLALPGDQVFVSAGYDAGAVMLQIKKDGGAWTATPIWQNKRLKCKMSSAVFHEGFLYGMDDGILACLDAKTGERKWKAGRYGHGQLLLRNDVLVIMGEAGDLVLVAADPKVHRELAKVPMLPGGKVWNAPALADDLLLLRNHYEAVLLQLATE; the protein is encoded by the coding sequence ATGTCAGTACATTCAAACGAAAAATCATATCTCCGTCGTTTCTGGATACCCATTACTCTAATCACCGTCTTTGCAATTGCAGAAGCGGTCAATTGGACCACTAACCTTGTCTCGGAACAACTCATCCCCCGTTTTGCCAGTTCTGCACAGGTGGTGGTAGGAAGAAACCTGGTACTTCTCTTTGGCGGATTGCTGCTCATCTGGCTGCTCTTCACTCGCCAAGTCAGTCGCAAGATCAAGTATTACACTTTTGGCATACTGGCGATTGCAGCAGGTTTGTTTGCTGCTTCCATCCGGGAAATCGAGAACACCGGCAACAACAATTATGTTTTTCATTTCCGCTGGGAACCAACACAGGAACAGCGTTTGCAGCAGTATCTGCTGATCAACAAGCCTGGTTTGGGTAGCAACGAACTGGTTGCCAATGCACCCACACAGACAGATTTTCTTGGCTCACAGCGCGATGGGGTTGTTCCCGGCTCCAAGTTGAAATTTGATTTGAAACAGCACGCACCAAAGGAACTCTGGCGGCGGCCTGTTGGTGGTGGATACGCCAGTTGTGTGCTTGCCGGCGGATTGGCAGTTACCATCGAACAGCGTGGTGAAGAAGAAATGGTAGTAGCCTATGATCTGAAAACAGGACAGGAACGGTGGACGCGAGGCTACCCGGGACATTTTAAGGAAAGCCTGGGTGGTAATGGCCCGCGTGCCACGCCAACCATTTCCAACAATGAAGTATTTGCACTAGGCGCCAGCGGTTTGCTGACCTGTCTTGATCTGGCTTCTGGTCAGGAGAAATGGAAAACCAACATTCTCGAAGATGCCTCCATCAGCAATATACAGTGGGGTATGAGTGGCGCACCGCTGGTGGTGGGTAACAAGGTAATCGTAAACCCCGGTGGTACGAATGATTTCGGGGTGGTTGCTTATGATCGTGCCACGGGCAAAGCTGTGTGGCATGCAGGCAAGAATCGCGCCTCCTATGCATCGCCCGTGCTGGCCAAGCTGGCTGATGTTGAAACGGTTCTGATTTTTGATGCCGAGGGAGTTGCCGGTCATGAACTGGCTACCGGGAAAGAACTCTGGCGATTTGCATTTGGGAACACCAACAAGATCAACGTGGCACAGCCATTGGCATTACCGGGCGATCAGGTCTTTGTCTCCGCAGGTTATGATGCCGGGGCAGTGATGTTGCAAATCAAGAAGGATGGAGGGGCATGGACAGCGACGCCGATCTGGCAGAACAAGCGGCTCAAGTGCAAGATGAGTTCTGCAGTATTCCATGAGGGTTTTCTTTACGGCATGGATGATGGCATTTTGGCCTGCCTGGATGCCAAAACGGGTGAACGTAAATGGAAAGCTGGCCGGTATGGTCATGGGCAACTGCTGTTGAGAAACGATGTGCTCGTCATCATGGGTGAAGCGGGCGATCTGGTTCTGGTCGCAGCTGATCCGAAAGTACATCGGGAACTGGCCAAGGTGCCTATGTTGCCAGGCGGCAAGGTCTGGAATGCCCCAGCCCTGGCTGATGATCTGTTACTGCTCCGCAATCATTATGAAGCGGTTCTTTTGCAACTTGCAACCGAGTAA
- a CDS encoding S9 family peptidase, with the protein MRFCVYLIALQLGSLAYSQEAPQPPTAKTKSKEVQINGDKFTDNYFYLREKTNPDVVSYLEKENAYTETMMKSTEALQQKLYKEFLGRIKQTDLSVPSFSNGYWYYSRTEEGKQYSIICRKKGAKENAEEIMLDVNELAKPFKFFSVAAQSVSNDNRYLAYTFDTTGFREYTLAIKDLETGKLLPDTIKKVNSPTWSADGKYLFYTTEDHAKRSYRLYRHEVGQSDGQKDVLLYEEKDELFRIMVTRTLDRKYLVLMIGSSESSEMRILPSDQPTGEWKIVRPREEKHRYQIVGHRNGEFFIKTNQNAKNFKLVKCSDTQTGNWSDVIPHRADVLLESITIFKNYMVVEEKTNGLDRFSVRDLNSGDTHQIEMKEPTYTLSGAGNPEFDSRTFRYMYTSYTTPMSVYDYDLAKREQTLLKRQDVLGGYDQDQYQSERVWVTARDGVKVPISLVYKKGTKLDGTAPCLLYGYGSYGLGMSATFSPARLSLLDRGFVYATAHIRGGNEMGEAWHDDGKMLKKKNTFFDFIDCGNWLCDKKYTAHNKLAIMGGSAGGLLVGATLNLAEPGFCKAAVLEVPFVDVINTMMDETLPLTVGEFLEWGNPKNKEHYEYMKSYCPYTNLSQRTYPAMLIRTSLNDSQVMYWEPAKYVAKLRTLKQGSEPLLFKCNMAAGHGGASGRYDALKEQVFAFAFIMKQMGISE; encoded by the coding sequence ATGCGTTTTTGCGTTTATCTTATTGCCCTGCAGCTAGGTTCTTTGGCCTATTCTCAGGAAGCGCCACAACCGCCAACTGCAAAAACCAAATCAAAAGAAGTACAGATCAATGGTGACAAATTCACCGACAACTATTTCTACCTTCGGGAGAAGACCAACCCCGATGTTGTCAGTTATCTCGAAAAGGAAAATGCCTACACCGAAACGATGATGAAATCGACTGAGGCATTGCAGCAGAAACTGTACAAGGAATTTCTGGGACGTATCAAGCAGACCGATCTCTCCGTGCCCAGCTTCAGCAACGGCTACTGGTACTACAGCCGAACGGAAGAAGGCAAACAGTACTCCATTATCTGTCGCAAAAAGGGGGCCAAAGAAAACGCTGAAGAAATCATGCTGGATGTCAATGAACTGGCCAAGCCATTCAAGTTCTTCAGTGTCGCAGCCCAGTCCGTTAGCAATGACAACCGCTACCTGGCTTACACTTTCGATACCACCGGCTTCCGTGAATACACCTTAGCCATCAAGGATCTGGAGACAGGCAAGCTACTGCCCGACACCATCAAGAAAGTGAACAGCCCGACCTGGTCTGCTGATGGAAAATACCTCTTCTACACCACCGAAGATCATGCCAAGCGCTCCTATCGGCTGTACCGCCATGAAGTGGGACAATCTGATGGCCAGAAGGATGTGCTGCTTTACGAAGAAAAGGATGAACTCTTCCGCATTATGGTGACTCGAACCCTTGATCGTAAGTACCTGGTATTGATGATAGGCAGTTCTGAATCGAGCGAGATGCGCATTCTGCCGAGCGATCAGCCCACGGGCGAGTGGAAGATTGTCCGACCACGAGAGGAGAAGCACCGTTATCAGATCGTTGGCCACCGCAATGGCGAGTTTTTCATCAAAACCAATCAGAACGCGAAGAACTTCAAACTTGTCAAATGTTCCGACACACAGACCGGCAACTGGAGTGATGTTATCCCACACCGAGCTGACGTGCTGCTTGAATCGATCACCATTTTCAAGAATTACATGGTTGTGGAAGAAAAAACCAACGGACTGGATCGCTTCTCTGTTCGCGATCTGAACTCCGGCGATACACATCAGATTGAAATGAAGGAACCCACTTACACTCTAAGCGGAGCAGGCAATCCGGAGTTCGATTCCAGGACCTTCCGTTATATGTACACCTCTTACACCACGCCTATGTCCGTTTACGATTACGACCTGGCGAAGCGGGAACAGACGCTGCTGAAACGACAGGATGTGCTAGGTGGATACGATCAAGACCAGTATCAGTCTGAACGTGTCTGGGTGACAGCACGAGACGGCGTGAAAGTTCCCATCTCTCTGGTCTACAAAAAGGGCACCAAACTTGATGGTACTGCACCCTGCTTGCTCTATGGTTATGGTTCTTATGGCTTAGGGATGTCGGCGACCTTCTCGCCTGCTCGACTAAGCCTGCTGGATCGTGGCTTTGTCTATGCAACCGCCCACATTCGCGGCGGAAACGAAATGGGCGAAGCCTGGCATGACGATGGCAAAATGCTCAAGAAGAAAAATACTTTCTTCGATTTCATCGACTGTGGCAATTGGCTGTGTGACAAGAAATACACTGCACACAACAAGCTGGCGATCATGGGTGGTTCCGCCGGTGGTTTGCTTGTCGGAGCCACTCTCAACCTGGCTGAACCAGGATTCTGCAAGGCAGCAGTACTCGAAGTGCCTTTTGTAGATGTGATCAACACCATGATGGATGAAACGCTGCCTTTAACGGTTGGCGAATTCCTTGAATGGGGCAATCCGAAAAACAAGGAACACTACGAGTACATGAAGAGTTATTGCCCTTACACCAACCTGTCGCAGCGCACCTATCCTGCCATGCTGATTCGCACCAGCCTTAACGACAGTCAGGTCATGTACTGGGAACCAGCCAAGTATGTCGCCAAGTTGCGTACGCTCAAGCAGGGTAGTGAACCGTTGCTCTTCAAATGCAATATGGCAGCCGGGCACGGCGGAGCATCAGGAAGATACGATGCCCTGAAAGAACAGGTGTTTGCATTTGCGTTCATTATGAAGCAGATGGGGATTTCGGAATAA